Proteins from one Sabethes cyaneus chromosome 2, idSabCyanKW18_F2, whole genome shotgun sequence genomic window:
- the LOC128735826 gene encoding uncharacterized protein LOC128735826, which produces MQNLNQSVLEYRDFLVSTQQVDMKLMIRELPEKDYSADKKFVELLTSQQLETFQTLQPAELDNLKFIQSSHLAKTAIKNFAKAQQQNKELEYDCSRFHARMRQCELDIFMEAQIAEELQICLLDIGYNLNIINTKIDKINKY; this is translated from the exons ATGCAAAATCTCAATCAATCAGTACTTGAATATAGGGATTTTTTGGTATCTACGCAACAAGTAGACATGAAGCTCATGATACGAGAGCTCCCTGAAAAAGACTACTCTGCAGATAAAAAGTTTGTGGAATTATTGACATCACAACAATTGGAAACTTTTCAAACTTTACAACCTGCTGAATTGGACAatttaaaattcatccagtcATCGCATTTAGcaaaaacagcaataaaaaacTTCGCAAAAGCCCAACAGCAAAATAAAGAATTGGAATACGATTGCAGCAGATTCCACG CGCGAATGAGACAATGTGAACTGGACATCTTTATGGaggcccagatagccgaagagCTTCAGATTTGTTTATTAGACATTGGTTACAACTTGAATATTATCAACACTAAAatagataaaataaataaatattaa